One window of Trichomycterus rosablanca isolate fTriRos1 chromosome 2, fTriRos1.hap1, whole genome shotgun sequence genomic DNA carries:
- the ppp1r11 gene encoding E3 ubiquitin-protein ligase PPP1R11, whose translation MAEVAGPSSETITETVQTGTPPPPQQEGRSLTIKLRKRKTDKKVEWSSDTVDNEHLGRRSSKCCCIYEKPKQFGESSTESEGEDDEGCGSAHCILGHARGHGPRGAGENAAPPSSGGAKPH comes from the exons ATGGCGGAGGTAGCGGGTCCGTCCAGTGAGACCATTACAGAGACAGTTCAGACCGGGACGCCTCCACCACCACAGCAG GAGGGCAGAAGCTTGACCATTAAGCTCCGAAAAAGGAAGACCGACAAGAAGGTCGAGTGGTCCAGTGACACGGTGGACAACGAGCACTTGGGCCGGAGGTCATCGAAGT GTTGTTGCATTTACGAAAAGCCCAAGCAGTTCGGCGAGTCCTCCACAGAGAGCGAGGGAGAGGATGACGAAGGCTGCGGCAGCGCACACTGCATCCTCGGCCACGCGAGAGGACACGGGCCGAGAGGTGCCGGCGAAAACGCAGCTCCCCCCAGTTCCGGCGGCGCCAAGCCTCACTAA
- the c2h6orf47 gene encoding uncharacterized protein C6orf47 homolog: MSAVVGRVWTWVNPRNLYRPWDSKPKCEKPITLEGQEKKSSTWSLGGLAPWVWGPWRNPSDQKMPTEEFWEAQEDILKPVKIEELKAERSDAVAPQRWWSSMLPSFRVWPRSADSSGLRQRGQPSSETDSQDGELSDYGTPPPSPSPLSKGTAAFRFFARSWTGEILPEHFQICFNFIRHLFDLFVVGFLWSVSPPARFVLDVLGVQGALKLWLHGMAMFLVSSVGMAGLLWLVQEYLAQFALVYGIVQALVVSVSVRQSVILGTEEDDEKEDGKEEQDEVDETEEEWEQDQPSRVHNKMMPVS; this comes from the coding sequence ATGTCAGCTGTTGTAGGACGAGTTTGGACTTGGGTAAACCCAAGGAATTTGTACCGCCCTTGGGATAGCAAGCCCAAATGTGAAAAACCAATTACACTTGAAGGTCAGGAGAAGAAGAGCAGCACATGGAGCCTGGGAGGGTTAGCCCCTTGGGTTTGGGGTCCATGGAGAAACCCAAGTGACCAAAAGATGCCCACGGAGGAGTTTTGGGAAGCACAGGAAGACATTCTCAAACCTGTAAAAATTGAGGAACTGAAAGCAGAAAGATCTGACGCTGTGGCTCCTCAGCGATGGTGGAGTAGTATGCTCCCATCTTTCCGCGTTTGGCCGAGATCAGCGGACTCCTCCGGGCTCAGACAGAGAGGCCAACCGTCATCGGAAACGGATTCCCAAGACGGCGAACTCTCCGACTACGGAACCCCTCCGCCATCGCCCTCGCCACTCTCGAAGGGCACGGCGGCCTTCCGCTTCTTCGCCCGCTCCTGGACGGGCGAGATCCTCCCCGAGCATTTCCAGATCTGCTTCAACTTCATCCGTCACCTCTTCGACCTGTTCGTCGTCGGCTTCCTGTGGTCGGTCTCGCCCCCTGCCAGGTTCGTCCTCGACGTCCTCGGAGTCCAAGGTGCCCTGAAGCTGTGGCTGCACGGCATGGCCATGTTCCTGGTGTCCTCGGTAGGCATGGCCGGCCTGCTGTGGCTGGTTCAGGAGTACCTGGCGCAGTTTGCCCTGGTGTACGGCATCGTTCAGGCGCTCGTCGTTTCGGTCAGCGTGCGCCAGAGCGTCATTCTGGGGACCGAAGAGGACGATGAGAAGGAGGATGGCAAAGAGGAACAAGACGAGGTGGATGAGACGGAAGAAGAGTGGGAGCAGGATCAACCCAGCCGTGTTCACAACAAAATGATGCCTGTGTCTTAA